One window of the Rosa rugosa chromosome 3, drRosRugo1.1, whole genome shotgun sequence genome contains the following:
- the LOC133741133 gene encoding probable leucine-rich repeat receptor-like serine/threonine-protein kinase At3g14840 isoform X2: MNLTKLTELRISSNNLTGRMPDFFQSWNQFQKLEIQASGLQGPIPSSISVLSNLTELRISDLNGGGSVSPNLSNMISLQRLMLRSCNLSGPMPSDLSAMSQLKTLDLSFNRLEGSILDSADLTPLQNLYLTSNLLTGSIPDWIKSRDNR, encoded by the exons ATGAATCTGACTAAGTTAACAGAACT GAGGATTAGCAGCAACAACTTAACTGGAAGAATGCCCGACTTTTTTCAAAGTTGGAATCAATTTCAGAAATT AGAGATCCAAGCTAGTGGTCTACAAGGCCCCATTCCATCTAGCATTTCTGTCTTGAGTAATTTAACAGAACT AAGGATCAGCGACTTAAATGGAGGGGGTTCAGTATCTCCAAACTTGAGCAATATGATAAGCTTGCAAAGATT AATGCTCAGGAGCTGTAACTTATCTGGACCTATGCCTTCTGATTTATCAGCAATGTCACAGTTGAAAACATT AGATCTAAGCTTCAACAGATTGGAGGGAAGCATTCTTGATTCGGCAGATCTGACACCCTTGCAGAACTT GTATCTAACAAGCAACTTGCTTACTGGATCTATTCCAGACTGGATCAAGAGCAGAGATAATCGCTA